The Anaerolineae bacterium genome segment GCTCAGCAGGTGGGCGGCTGGGGCGCGCGAGGAACCGAGCCGGCGCAGACGCTCCAGCCGCGCCTGCCGCTTCCGCATGAGCAGGATCTGCTCCAGCTCCTCGATTGTCAGCTCATCCACACTGCGCTTATCGGGCATTTCGATGGACCTGTTTCCTGATCTGCACCCTTTCGGATAACTCCATTCTACCGCGCGGCGCCGGCGGCGTCAAACATAGTATCGTTCGGCCACGCGGATGCTCATCTCCGGGCTGGAATATATCACCTGCTCGCCGTCGAACTGCACGGCGACGCGGAAGTACATGTTGCTCACATCGGGCGGCAGTATGAGGCCCCGCACGGCATGCAGGCCGCTCCCCACTCCATCCGGGTCCTCCGCGATAGTCCCCCGATAGGCCGGCCGGCCGTACGGCCGCACGGCCCAGGCATATTCCCCCTTCTGCTCCAGCCGGCTCACCACGTCCCACACCAGCCAGGTGCGGTACAGCCGGCCCGCCGGCCCCTGCACACGCCACTTGATGGAAAAAGGCTGGCCGGCTTCGACCTCCACGGGGAACTGCACATCGCGGATGCCCCCGACCAGGGTATGGTAGGCGGCGAACCACTGCTGGGTCTGCGCGGCGACCTGGGCCTGCTGTTCGACACGCTGTTTCTTGGCCAGGGCGTCGATCTGCTGGAAGATGCGCTCCTGAATGCGCTGGGGATGCGGCACATTCTCGAACAGGATGGGGCGGGCATAGCCGGCGGTCTCCACCAGCACATTGCCGTAGTCGAAGATCACGCCCCACCCCGTGCGGGAAACCGAGGCGTTCTGCACCATTGCCAGGGGCGCCTCGGTGCGCTGTTCATAGATCAAGGGCAGACGGGTAATGTCAATGATGCGGTCCTCCCGCAGGATATACTGGTCGTTATAC includes the following:
- a CDS encoding PH domain-containing protein produces the protein MSSFKPIVWRKTILVLLDALKVPILQVLLTIAMVILGELVLKRVSVTIPLSLAVIACGIWTTTYLARQLRAVEKAEKAKKEEKKGKKKEEEKRKLESESAAARRKALLAKLSAPVRRLVAGVSGLMSITLTLAVLVSLLIREEPLILFIIGYYLFLAAWIGIEFWDWYNDQYILREDRIIDITRLPLIYEQRTEAPLAMVQNASVSRTGWGVIFDYGNVLVETAGYARPILFENVPHPQRIQERIFQQIDALAKKQRVEQQAQVAAQTQQWFAAYHTLVGGIRDVQFPVEVEAGQPFSIKWRVQGPAGRLYRTWLVWDVVSRLEQKGEYAWAVRPYGRPAYRGTIAEDPDGVGSGLHAVRGLILPPDVSNMYFRVAVQFDGEQVIYSSPEMSIRVAERYYV